Part of the Triticum dicoccoides isolate Atlit2015 ecotype Zavitan unplaced genomic scaffold, WEW_v2.0 scaffold144905, whole genome shotgun sequence genome is shown below.
TCAAGCACTGCACACTTGACATGTGGGAAGGCCTTGGCAATGGCCCTCGCCATCGTACCTGTCCCGCCGGCGACGTCCACCAGCGCGCCTATCCCCTTGAATACATCGCCGCATTCACGGACCACAAGGTCTGCGAGGTACCGGCTGTCGGCAGCCATCGCCTGGTTAAACACCGAGTTAAACTCAGCGTCCTGGGCAGCAGCGGTATGGGGGCTCTGCCCCCTGTTGGCCATCATGAATGCCGTgacctcaccgtcgccgtcgccctcaCTCTGGAACCATTGCCCCAGGCGCAGAGCGGATCCAATGAACTGCGGCGTGGTTGATAGCATCACGCACGGCGACATCCGCCACGCGTGGCTGCCCTCGTCGCTGATGAGGAGTCGAGACAGCGTGTTTAGGTGGTACACGTCGCCGTTTGTAACGCTGACAAAGCGTAGTCCTTCCATGGCTAGCACCTTCATGAGGCGCGATAGGTAGGGCTGTTTGGTTTGAGGGATGCGGAGGGTAGCAAGCAGCTCAGCCAAGGAGGCGCTGCCACCGCAGCGCTGGAGAGCATCAGGGATTCCAAGCTTGACAGCACAATGCAATGCCATGGACTTGAGGTAGCCTAGGGAGTGGCGAATGAGA
Proteins encoded:
- the LOC119343883 gene encoding flavonoid O-methyltransferase-like protein Os11g0303600, which produces MGAIEISSAELLQAEADLIRHSLGYLKSMALHCAVKLGIPDALQRCGGSASLAELLATLRIPQTKQPYLSRLMKVLAMEGLRFVSVTNGDVYHLNTLSRLLISDEGSHAWRMSPCVMLSTTPQFIGSALRLGQWFQSEGDGDGEVTAFMMANRGQSPHTAAAQDAEFNSVFNQAMAADSRYLADLVVRECGDVFKGIGALVDVAGGTGTMARAIAKAFPHVKCAVLDLPHVVQGITCDNVEFIAGDMMEFIPPADCILLKYVLHNWTDEDCVKILTRCREAISHHKNGKIIIIDAVVGSPSQDLDLLQTQLLMDMEMMSLFMAKERYEHEWNKIFAEAGFINYKIQHTLGLRSVIELYI